One Brachybacterium kimchii genomic window carries:
- a CDS encoding glyceraldehyde-3-phosphate dehydrogenase, with amino-acid sequence MHHAPADPEDRLSLAESMIPIIGSLHRSRHVVVTIHGRRLVDLSARQILKAHRFARHIDGRELDPAQTFPLLQMLTAMDPPPCAVDLASLLSLAGEEGDGSRQVLDGLLREEVARIGPAEVPPQRDVVLYGFGRIGRLLARILLARSAGAGGLRLRAVVVRPGAPGDLQKRASLLRRDSVHGPFDGTIVVDEERRMLIANEVEIQVIESDAPDRVDYRAHGIDEAIVVDTTGRWRDRDGLAQHLRSPGASRVLLTAPGKGDVPNIVHGVNEEQIGDHRILAAASCTTNAVAPVLKALHEHCGVEKGHVETVHSFTNDQNLTDNFHRADRRGRAATLNMVIAETGAARAVGAAYPALEGRLTGSAIRVPVPNVSLAVLNLRLGEGAAGIGREDLNAFLRETSLASPLRRQVDFIESPEFASSDALGSRKAGIVDGLATIADGTGDAVLYVWYDNEHGYCRQVVRVLESMSGVRLPSIPRGAVDRARARVREAGRSSLQVAGI; translated from the coding sequence GTGCATCACGCCCCCGCCGACCCCGAGGATCGGCTGTCCCTCGCGGAGTCGATGATCCCGATCATCGGGTCCCTGCACCGCAGCCGCCACGTGGTGGTGACGATCCACGGGCGGCGGCTCGTGGACCTCTCCGCCCGCCAGATCCTCAAGGCCCACCGCTTCGCCCGCCACATCGACGGCCGCGAGCTCGATCCCGCGCAGACCTTCCCCCTGCTGCAGATGCTCACCGCGATGGATCCCCCGCCCTGCGCGGTCGACCTCGCCTCCCTCCTCAGCCTGGCGGGCGAGGAGGGCGACGGTTCGCGCCAGGTCCTGGACGGCCTGCTGCGCGAGGAGGTCGCACGGATCGGCCCGGCCGAGGTGCCCCCGCAGCGGGACGTCGTGCTCTACGGCTTCGGGCGCATCGGCCGCCTGCTGGCCCGCATCCTGCTCGCGCGCTCCGCGGGGGCGGGCGGGCTGCGCCTGCGCGCGGTCGTCGTGCGTCCCGGCGCCCCGGGGGACCTCCAGAAGCGCGCGAGCCTGCTGCGCCGCGACAGCGTGCACGGCCCCTTCGACGGCACCATCGTGGTGGACGAGGAGCGGCGGATGCTGATCGCGAACGAGGTCGAGATCCAGGTGATCGAGTCGGACGCCCCGGACCGGGTCGACTACCGCGCCCACGGCATCGACGAGGCGATCGTCGTGGACACCACCGGACGCTGGCGCGACCGCGACGGCCTCGCCCAGCACCTGCGCTCCCCCGGCGCGAGCCGCGTGCTGCTCACCGCGCCGGGCAAGGGCGACGTGCCCAACATCGTGCACGGCGTGAACGAGGAGCAGATCGGGGATCACCGCATCCTCGCCGCGGCCTCCTGCACCACGAACGCGGTCGCCCCGGTGCTGAAGGCGCTCCACGAGCACTGCGGCGTCGAGAAGGGGCACGTGGAGACCGTGCACTCCTTCACGAACGACCAGAACCTCACCGACAACTTCCACCGCGCCGATCGGCGCGGCCGGGCGGCGACGCTCAACATGGTCATCGCCGAGACCGGCGCCGCTCGAGCGGTCGGCGCCGCCTACCCGGCGCTCGAGGGCCGGCTCACCGGCAGCGCGATCCGGGTCCCCGTGCCGAACGTGTCGCTCGCCGTGCTGAACCTGCGCCTCGGCGAGGGCGCCGCGGGGATCGGGCGCGAGGACCTCAACGCCTTCCTGCGCGAGACCTCGCTCGCCTCGCCGCTGCGCCGGCAGGTGGACTTCATCGAGTCGCCCGAGTTCGCCTCGAGCGACGCGCTCGGCTCGCGCAAGGCGGGGATCGTCGACGGCCTCGCGACCATCGCCGACGGCACGGGGGACGCCGTGCTCTACGTCTGGTACGACAACGAGCACGGCTACTGCCGCCAGGTGGTGCGGGTCCTCGAGTCGATGAGCGG
- a CDS encoding XRE family transcriptional regulator codes for MRVDDDRTRVMGARIRHFRSRAGLTLADLAGQLGTTASTLSLVENGKRAVRAPEMPGIASALGVDVVDLLSEEPPDARSALELELARLQAGPQFAALGVPPVRISRTLPHDALAALVRTLQELDRKALEATATPEEARRANTELRRWMREQDNHLPAIEAAAEEIVAVAGHEVGALTHREVALMAEHLGFRLLHVDDLPRSTRTITDLEQGRIYLPPSSIPGGNGLRSMALQAMAHRVLDHTPPSSYEEFLRQRLEIAYFAACCLMPERQATDFLSDAKQRRDLAVEDFRDAFGVTHEQAALRMTNLLTAHHGVRVHFLRVGADGEIHKAYENDDLPIPTDVTGAVEGQIVCRKWVARRAGHRGNRTTENHQYTDTVGGTFWSSTQTGSGPHGAFSITFGVGFDDAKWFRGRATRQRQVSTCPDESCCTRPPAGLADRWADAAWPSARMHTQVLAALPSGRFPGVDDTEVFEFLERHAAMD; via the coding sequence ATGAGAGTCGACGACGACCGCACGCGGGTGATGGGCGCCCGCATCCGGCACTTCCGCTCCCGAGCGGGCCTCACCCTCGCGGACCTCGCCGGGCAGCTGGGCACCACCGCGAGCACCCTGTCCCTCGTCGAGAACGGCAAGCGCGCGGTGCGCGCGCCGGAGATGCCAGGGATCGCCTCGGCCCTCGGCGTCGACGTCGTGGACCTGCTCTCCGAGGAGCCGCCGGATGCCCGCTCCGCTCTCGAGCTCGAGCTCGCGCGCCTGCAGGCCGGACCCCAGTTCGCCGCGCTCGGCGTGCCGCCGGTGAGGATCTCGCGCACGCTCCCCCACGACGCCCTCGCGGCGCTCGTGAGGACCCTGCAGGAGCTGGACCGCAAGGCCCTCGAGGCGACGGCCACGCCCGAGGAGGCGCGCCGCGCGAACACCGAGCTGCGGCGCTGGATGCGCGAGCAGGACAACCATCTGCCCGCGATCGAGGCGGCGGCCGAGGAGATCGTCGCCGTCGCGGGCCACGAGGTCGGGGCGCTCACCCACCGCGAGGTCGCGCTGATGGCCGAGCACCTGGGATTCCGCCTGCTGCACGTGGACGATCTGCCGCGCTCCACCCGCACCATCACCGACCTCGAGCAGGGGCGCATCTACCTGCCGCCGTCCTCCATCCCCGGCGGCAACGGCCTGCGCTCGATGGCGCTGCAGGCCATGGCGCACCGCGTGCTCGACCACACCCCGCCCTCGTCGTACGAGGAGTTCCTGCGCCAGCGCCTGGAGATCGCCTACTTCGCCGCCTGCTGCCTCATGCCCGAGCGGCAGGCGACGGACTTCCTCAGCGACGCGAAGCAGCGTCGCGACCTCGCCGTCGAGGACTTCCGCGACGCCTTCGGCGTCACCCACGAGCAGGCGGCCCTGCGGATGACGAACCTGCTGACCGCCCATCACGGGGTGCGGGTGCACTTCCTGCGGGTGGGGGCCGACGGCGAGATCCACAAGGCCTACGAGAACGACGACCTGCCGATCCCCACCGACGTCACCGGCGCGGTCGAGGGCCAGATCGTGTGCCGCAAGTGGGTCGCGCGCCGCGCGGGGCACCGCGGGAACCGCACCACCGAGAACCACCAGTACACCGACACCGTGGGCGGCACCTTCTGGTCGTCCACCCAGACCGGCTCCGGCCCCCACGGCGCCTTCTCGATCACCTTCGGCGTGGGCTTCGACGACGCCAAGTGGTTCCGCGGCCGCGCGACGCGACAGCGCCAGGTCTCCACCTGCCCCGACGAGTCGTGCTGCACCCGGCCCCCGGCCGGCCTCGCCGATCGCTGGGCCGACGCCGCCTGGCCGAGCGCGCGCATGCACACCCAGGTGCTCGCCGCCCTGCCCTCGGGCCGCTTCCCCGGCGTCGACGACACGGAGGTCTTCGAGTTCCTCGAGCGCCACGCCGCGATGGACTGA
- the ppsA gene encoding phosphoenolpyruvate synthase has product MMTQLTTRPAPATAPALGSNDPGDLVLPLESVGLDDLARVGGKNASLGEMLGALADLGVRVPGGIATTADAFRLHMAATGLTDEISAQLAQLDVEDTTALARVGARIRERVENAPLAPELEDAVRRAFARLEQDGPAGADAASFAVRSSATAEDLPDASFAGQQDTYLNVRGIDAVLDAVRKVFASLFTDRAIAYRVHHGFLHDEVAISVGIQRMVRSDLASAGVMFTLDTESGFEDAVFITSAHGLGEGVVQGAVDPDEFTVHKPGLRAGRPAIVRRHLGGKDRKMVFTDDARVGRTTAFEPTEPAERGRFSLSDREVAELARIALVIEEHYGRPMDIEWGKDGADGTLHILQARPETVVSRRAAGTIERHRRVGEAPVLVEGRAIGQRIGKGAVRRLEDPSRMHDFRPGDVLVASMTDPDWEPIMKRAAAIVTDRGGRTCHAAIIARELGIPAVVGTGDASRLLEDGREVTVSCADGETGLVLEGLLETDVETIEVGELPEIDVDLMLNLANPDLALSVAALPSAGVGLARMEFVINRQIGIHPLALLDPEHQSTGVQEQIERATSADASPREFFVRRLAEGVATIAAAFAPRPVIVRLSDFKSNEYAGLVGGEVFEPDEENPMIGFRGASRYLSEQFAEAFALECEALRRVREDMGLENLRIMIPFVRTPDEARGVVGRLASHGLERGKDGLQIVMMCEIPANALNAPAFLEHVDGFSIGSNDLTQLTLGIDRDSALVADSFDERDPAVLQLIDLAIRACRERGKYVGICGQAPSDHPELAERLRRAGIGSISLNPDTVVDTWMRIAGQKVS; this is encoded by the coding sequence ATGATGACGCAGCTGACGACGCGCCCCGCCCCCGCCACCGCTCCCGCCCTCGGGAGCAATGACCCGGGAGACCTGGTGCTCCCGCTCGAATCGGTGGGCCTGGACGACCTCGCCCGCGTGGGCGGCAAGAACGCCTCGCTCGGCGAGATGCTCGGAGCGCTCGCGGACCTGGGGGTGCGGGTGCCCGGCGGCATCGCGACGACCGCCGATGCCTTCCGCCTGCACATGGCCGCCACCGGCCTCACCGACGAGATCAGCGCGCAGCTGGCGCAGCTCGACGTCGAGGACACCACCGCCCTCGCCCGCGTCGGCGCCCGCATCCGCGAGCGCGTCGAGAACGCGCCGCTCGCGCCCGAGCTCGAGGACGCCGTGCGCAGGGCCTTCGCCCGCCTCGAGCAGGACGGGCCCGCGGGGGCGGACGCCGCCTCCTTCGCGGTGCGCTCGAGCGCGACCGCCGAGGACCTCCCCGACGCCTCCTTCGCCGGGCAGCAGGACACCTACCTGAACGTGCGCGGGATCGACGCCGTGCTCGACGCGGTGAGGAAGGTGTTCGCCTCCCTGTTCACCGACCGCGCGATCGCCTACCGCGTCCACCACGGCTTCCTCCACGACGAGGTCGCGATCTCCGTGGGCATCCAGCGCATGGTGCGCTCCGACCTCGCCTCCGCCGGCGTCATGTTCACCCTGGACACCGAGTCCGGCTTCGAGGACGCCGTGTTCATCACGAGCGCCCACGGCCTCGGGGAGGGCGTGGTCCAGGGCGCCGTCGACCCCGACGAGTTCACCGTCCACAAGCCCGGCCTGCGCGCGGGGCGTCCGGCGATCGTGCGCCGCCACCTGGGCGGCAAGGACCGGAAGATGGTGTTCACGGACGATGCGCGCGTCGGCCGCACCACGGCCTTCGAGCCCACCGAGCCCGCGGAGCGCGGGCGCTTCTCGCTGAGCGACCGGGAGGTCGCCGAGCTCGCCCGCATCGCCCTGGTCATCGAGGAGCACTACGGGCGTCCGATGGACATCGAATGGGGCAAGGACGGCGCCGACGGCACCCTGCACATCCTCCAGGCCCGCCCCGAGACCGTGGTCTCGCGCCGCGCCGCCGGGACCATCGAGCGCCACCGCCGGGTGGGCGAGGCGCCCGTGCTCGTCGAGGGCCGCGCGATCGGCCAGAGGATCGGCAAGGGCGCCGTGCGGCGCCTCGAGGACCCCAGCCGGATGCACGACTTCCGCCCCGGGGACGTGCTCGTGGCCTCGATGACCGACCCCGACTGGGAGCCGATCATGAAGCGGGCGGCCGCGATCGTCACGGACCGCGGCGGCCGCACCTGCCACGCGGCGATCATCGCCCGCGAGCTCGGCATCCCCGCCGTGGTCGGGACGGGCGACGCGTCGCGCCTGCTGGAGGACGGCCGGGAGGTCACCGTCTCCTGCGCCGACGGCGAGACCGGACTCGTGCTCGAGGGGCTGCTGGAGACCGACGTCGAGACGATCGAGGTGGGGGAGCTGCCCGAGATCGACGTGGACCTCATGCTGAACCTCGCCAACCCCGATCTCGCGCTCTCTGTGGCCGCCCTGCCCAGCGCCGGCGTCGGCCTCGCGCGGATGGAGTTCGTCATCAACCGCCAGATCGGCATCCACCCGCTCGCCCTCCTGGACCCCGAGCACCAGAGCACCGGGGTGCAGGAGCAGATCGAGCGCGCGACCAGCGCCGACGCCTCCCCGCGGGAGTTCTTCGTACGGCGCCTCGCCGAGGGCGTCGCGACCATCGCCGCCGCCTTCGCGCCGCGCCCGGTGATCGTGCGGCTGAGCGACTTCAAGTCCAACGAGTACGCCGGACTCGTGGGCGGCGAGGTCTTCGAGCCCGACGAGGAGAACCCGATGATCGGGTTCCGCGGGGCCTCCCGCTACCTCTCCGAGCAATTCGCCGAGGCCTTCGCCCTCGAGTGCGAGGCGCTGCGGCGGGTGCGCGAGGACATGGGCCTGGAGAACCTGCGGATCATGATCCCGTTCGTGCGCACGCCCGACGAGGCCCGGGGCGTCGTCGGGCGCCTGGCCTCCCACGGCCTCGAGCGAGGGAAGGACGGGCTGCAGATCGTGATGATGTGCGAGATCCCCGCGAACGCGCTGAACGCCCCGGCGTTCCTCGAGCACGTGGACGGCTTCTCCATCGGCTCGAACGACCTCACCCAGCTGACCCTGGGCATCGATCGCGATTCAGCGCTCGTCGCGGACTCCTTCGACGAGCGCGACCCCGCGGTGCTGCAGCTCATCGACCTCGCGATCCGCGCGTGCCGCGAGCGCGGGAAGTACGTCGGGATCTGCGGTCAGGCCCCGAGCGACCATCCCGAGCTCGCCGAGCGCCTGCGGCGCGCCGGCATCGGCTCGATCTCGCTGAACCCCGACACCGTCGTGGACACCTGGATGCGGATCGCGGGTCAGAAGGTCTCGTAA
- a CDS encoding siderophore-interacting protein: protein MPRPSTTAHLAEVLRVEDLTPAFRRVVLGGEGMAEFGIDHHPLDQRFKLIIPPGGGDPAFDLVDFLETHQSDDLSWYQAWLQVDEDVRGAMRTYTIRDWDEAARELVVDMVLHTDEHGVGGPAGSWAQAVRPGGRLHLIGPSRGGEQSRGGIEFEPGGAKDLLLVGDETAVPAIASILDSLRGSDVRGRALLEVPTAADRLDLEGPTGVEVVWLAREGAEHGTLLEPAVREAVAADADLPSDPAAGDRVELEDVDIDSTILWEVPQQLTQAAHGSSSEVHPDERPFYAWIAGEAGVVKRLRRYLVREIGVDRKQVAFMGYWRIGKAEG, encoded by the coding sequence GTGCCGCGTCCGTCCACCACCGCCCATCTCGCCGAGGTCCTCCGCGTCGAGGACCTGACCCCCGCCTTCCGCCGCGTGGTGCTGGGCGGTGAGGGCATGGCGGAGTTCGGCATCGACCACCATCCGCTCGATCAGCGGTTCAAGCTCATCATCCCGCCCGGCGGGGGCGATCCCGCCTTCGATCTCGTGGACTTCCTCGAGACCCACCAGAGCGACGACCTCTCCTGGTACCAGGCCTGGCTGCAGGTCGACGAGGACGTGCGCGGCGCCATGCGCACCTACACGATCCGCGACTGGGACGAGGCCGCCCGCGAGCTCGTCGTCGACATGGTCCTGCACACCGACGAGCACGGCGTCGGCGGCCCCGCCGGCAGCTGGGCGCAGGCCGTGCGCCCCGGAGGGCGCCTGCACCTCATCGGCCCCAGCCGCGGAGGGGAGCAGTCCCGCGGCGGCATCGAGTTCGAGCCCGGCGGCGCGAAGGACCTGCTCCTCGTCGGCGACGAGACCGCGGTGCCGGCGATCGCCTCGATCCTCGACTCCCTGCGCGGGTCCGACGTGCGCGGCAGGGCCCTCCTCGAGGTGCCGACGGCCGCCGACCGCCTGGATCTCGAGGGGCCGACGGGCGTCGAGGTCGTGTGGCTCGCCCGCGAGGGCGCCGAGCACGGCACCCTGCTCGAGCCCGCAGTGCGCGAGGCCGTCGCGGCCGACGCGGACCTCCCCTCCGACCCTGCGGCCGGCGATCGCGTCGAGCTCGAGGACGTCGACATCGACTCGACGATCCTCTGGGAGGTCCCCCAGCAGCTCACCCAGGCCGCCCACGGCAGCAGCTCCGAGGTCCACCCCGACGAGCGCCCCTTCTACGCGTGGATCGCGGGCGAGGCGGGCGTGGTCAAGCGCCTGCGCCGCTACCTCGTGCGCGAGATCGGCGTGGACCGCAAGCAGGTTGCCTTCATGGGGTACTGGCGGATCGGCAAGGCCGAGGGCTGA
- a CDS encoding MFS transporter, with amino-acid sequence MPTTPASLGPASARTAAGMIAVAAAAAFLATFNETFLNVALTPIMADFDVTVGTVQWLTTAYLLVAAVFVPVSNILYRRLPTRPLFVAVVALLVLGSIVGAIAPSFGVLLLGRLLQAIGTGLLTPLGMTITLAVAPREKLGLAMGIMAAMTTLGPSMAIVISGVLLTAAPWTVLMWVFGGLSLLVLLAGAALLREVGERDRPVLDAPSLALVAVALVGILYGISTAFDGSALIAAAAAVVGLISLAGFVTRQHRIENPLIDLRPFRSTPFVLGVLMTMLGLVFVFAMNVVIPVFLQSSRGLSPLGASLTLAPGILLTVAMGPVAGRLFDRHGGRRMIPAGYLVMAIFVVLVGVAAGSPSVVLFGILYVPAVLGTSFVIGPAQTFALSHLDRETSPHGVTVVSTSFQIAGCVGTSLGVGVYGALTAAGAASGAAEGGALLGFRGAVGLVVLTSLIGVGLAIAASRSARTRRVRETAAPEAAPEDAEHRVSHITKSDVFAISSGQTVLEALRMFAERGISGAPVLGDDRTLLGFLSDGDVMRYLSAHHPSSASIYSFVAGAEEDIDEAMRDLGRLPAMRLATHQVITVDEDASISDAVAALADVRLKKVPVVRGEGGPVVGIVSRSAIARLAISTYLHGRGAAQGRPEGLSTMTV; translated from the coding sequence TTGCCCACCACTCCCGCCTCTCTCGGTCCTGCGTCCGCGCGCACCGCCGCAGGCATGATCGCCGTCGCCGCCGCGGCGGCCTTCCTCGCCACCTTCAACGAGACCTTCCTCAACGTCGCGCTCACGCCGATCATGGCCGACTTCGACGTCACCGTCGGGACGGTGCAGTGGCTGACCACCGCCTACCTGCTGGTCGCCGCCGTGTTCGTGCCCGTCTCGAACATCCTGTACCGCCGCTTGCCGACCCGTCCGCTGTTCGTCGCCGTCGTCGCCCTGCTCGTGCTGGGCTCGATCGTCGGCGCGATCGCCCCGTCCTTCGGGGTGCTGCTGCTGGGCCGTCTGCTGCAGGCGATCGGCACCGGCCTGCTCACCCCGCTGGGCATGACCATCACCCTCGCCGTCGCCCCGCGGGAGAAGCTGGGCCTGGCCATGGGCATCATGGCCGCGATGACGACTCTCGGCCCGTCGATGGCCATCGTGATCTCCGGAGTCCTGCTCACCGCCGCCCCGTGGACCGTGCTGATGTGGGTCTTCGGCGGCCTCTCGCTGCTCGTGCTCCTCGCGGGCGCCGCTCTGCTGCGTGAGGTCGGGGAGCGCGATCGCCCCGTGCTCGACGCCCCGTCCCTGGCACTGGTCGCGGTCGCCCTGGTGGGCATCCTCTACGGCATCTCGACGGCCTTCGACGGCTCCGCCCTGATCGCGGCGGCCGCGGCCGTCGTCGGTCTGATCTCCCTCGCCGGCTTCGTGACGCGCCAGCACCGGATCGAGAACCCGCTGATCGACCTGCGTCCGTTCCGCAGCACCCCGTTCGTCCTCGGTGTGCTGATGACGATGCTCGGGCTCGTGTTCGTGTTCGCCATGAACGTCGTGATCCCGGTCTTCCTGCAGTCCTCCCGCGGCCTGTCGCCGCTCGGCGCCTCCCTCACCCTGGCCCCCGGCATCCTCCTCACCGTGGCCATGGGGCCGGTGGCGGGTCGCCTGTTCGACCGCCACGGGGGCCGGCGCATGATCCCGGCCGGCTACCTGGTCATGGCGATCTTCGTGGTCCTGGTCGGAGTCGCCGCGGGCAGTCCGTCGGTCGTCCTGTTCGGCATCCTCTACGTCCCGGCGGTGCTCGGCACCTCGTTCGTCATCGGCCCCGCGCAGACCTTCGCGCTCTCGCACCTGGACCGCGAGACGAGCCCTCACGGCGTGACCGTCGTCAGCACCAGCTTCCAGATCGCGGGCTGCGTCGGAACCTCCCTGGGCGTGGGCGTCTACGGCGCCCTGACCGCCGCGGGCGCGGCGAGCGGCGCAGCCGAGGGCGGCGCCCTCCTGGGCTTCCGAGGCGCCGTCGGACTGGTGGTGCTCACCTCGCTGATCGGCGTCGGCCTGGCGATCGCCGCCTCCCGCAGCGCGCGGACGCGGCGCGTCCGCGAGACGGCCGCGCCCGAGGCGGCACCGGAGGACGCGGAGCACCGCGTCTCGCACATCACGAAGTCCGACGTCTTCGCGATCTCGAGCGGGCAGACCGTGCTCGAGGCCCTGCGGATGTTCGCCGAGCGCGGCATCTCGGGCGCCCCTGTGCTCGGGGACGACCGAACCCTCCTCGGGTTCCTCTCCGACGGGGACGTCATGCGCTACCTCTCGGCGCACCACCCGTCATCGGCGTCGATCTATTCCTTCGTCGCGGGCGCGGAGGAGGACATCGACGAGGCGATGCGCGACCTCGGGCGACTGCCGGCGATGCGTCTCGCGACGCACCAGGTGATCACGGTCGACGAGGACGCCTCGATCTCCGATGCGGTCGCGGCCCTCGCGGACGTGCGCCTGAAGAAGGTCCCGGTCGTGCGGGGCGAGGGCGGTCCCGTCGTGGGCATCGTCAGCCGCTCCGCCATCGCCCGTCTGGCGATCTCGACCTACCTGCACGGCCGCGGTGCCGCGCAGGGCCGCCCCGAGGGCCTCAGCACCATGACCGTCTGA